The DNA window CCTTTGACAATATGAGTAACGTCAACTGCAAAAAGAATGAATGATTTTTACCTCTCAGTCTAATAACTTCATTAGCCAGAGTGTCCACTTGAGCTACTAGAGTCGTGATTTGTTGCGAGTCCGCCATGATCCTAGTTATGTCGATAATAAGACAGTTAGGAGGTCTTTTTGCCGGAGCAAATACATGTCGTTTGATGTAATGATTTGCCTCACTTTATATTGCATCTGCTTGGTTCGGCTTGACTTCAGTCGGGAATGCCGAGTCATAACGACCGTTCGGGTTATTGAAGCCGATGTCATCCAGACGCCAAAAACATTGCATGAGCCATCGGAAATATTTGGCTACCACCTCCCCCGCTGTAAGAGCCCCAGAAGCCCCGAGCCAAATAAGAATATTCCCTCTTCAATAGCCATTAGGTTGCTTTACTTCATGGTACGCGAAGTATCTCAATTCTAGCTGCAAGAGTTCTTTTCCTGATGTCGCTATGGTGGACGCCCACGAGAACCTGAACAATGACAATCAATTTTTATCTTTGATTTGGAAAGACAAGCGCGTTGTTTGCATTTGCGTCTTTATCGCGCTGGGCCAATTCCAGTATGGATATGATTCAGCTGCGGTCTCTGGTTTTCAAAGCATGACTGGGTTTCTCGCGGTGTTTGGCTACGTCGATGTAAGTTCCCTGCTGCCCCAGCCTTTCTCGTACAACATTGACACTCACAATAGCCAGAAAGCCCGTTGAACTACAATTTGGAAACCTCCGTGCAAACGCTCATCCAGAGTCTCATGCAGCTTGGGGGATTTGTGGCATCCCTTTTTATATTCAAGTTTGGCGCCTTCATCAGCAATAGAGTGGGTCTTTGGACTGGTTCCGCTTTCTCAGTTCTTGCCGTCATCCTCCAAATGAGTAGCATCAAGATTTCAGCTCTCTATATGGGCCGTCTATTTTTGGGAGTCTCCAATGGATTCTACCTTACCTATTCGGCTACCTATCTTGGGGAGATCGCACCCACATATCTCCGTGGATCTGCTGTCGGCCTGGTCACCTTTCAAACCTCCTTCGGTGCATTGATCGGAATTCTTATTGACAATTACACTGCGAAATACGAGGGACGCACATCATATTTGATCCCGTTAGGAGTCATGTTCATTGTTCCAGCTGCCCTTTCAATCGGGATCCTATTCCTCCCAGAAAGTCCGCGCCACTATATTCGCCTCGGATCAGATGAAAATGCAGCCAATGCGATTCGCATTCTACGAGGTATCTATGATGAAGACCAACTTGCCGCTCAGGTCACGACTATTAAAGATGCATGGGTGATCGAGAACAGAGAGAGCCAAAGTGTGCATCTGATTGACACTTTTCGAGGATCCGATTTCCGGAGGACTATTCTGAGCCTATGTTGCAGTATTTCCCAAACTGCAAGTGGtgtcattttcttttcgaGCTACTCAGTCTATTTCTATGCCCAGGCTGGTGTAAAGAACGAGTTTGTTTGGGTGATGATGAGTCTGGCAATTGCGCTTACTGGCAACATGGGAGCCTTTATTGTCATGAAATTCGTCAAGCGGCGGATCCTACTGGGTGTTTCGTCAATAGTCAATTCAGCAATCATGTTCGTGATTGCTGGTGTCTATACGAGACTCAGTGATGGCTCATATACCGCTGCACAAATTCTGATCGCAATGGGTACCCTGTTCACTTGGGTGTATGGAATTGGCCAAGGCCCCGTACTGTGGGCTCTTACCGTCGAGATCCCTTCTCAGCGACTCCGTTCCAAGACTGTCGGTCTTGCAACGGGCTGCAACTATCTTTTTGCATGGATCGCGACTTATTGCTCGCCTTATTTCATAAACCCTAACTCGTTGAATTGGGGACCAAAGTACTGTTATATATGGGGCGTAAGCAACGTGGTACTGGGAATGTGGGCCTTCATATTTGTACCAGATGTTGGAGGCAAGAGTTTGGAACAAATTACGGATTCAATGACCACTCACAACGATGTCAAAAACGAGGAAACTGGTTCTGTCGTGGAGCTTCGCGAGTTTGCGCAATCTGAATAGTTTAACTCGATTTCAAATCAAATTACGGGATTCTTGATCGAACGTATCATTTACTATGTGAATTTCCACGCGAGAACCCTTGAAAGCTTTAGAAAAAAACTAACCTGGTAAAAGGAAGCAAACATATGTGAATGCCATCAAAATTGTTAAAGCATGTGTCCTAAGCCTCCAGCGGTAGTTTGAATAGCTTAATTGCATTGCCCCTTGCCACCATTTCCTTCGCAGTGGGATCAATATCAACGGTTCTCCACCATGCCTGAGCCTCTTCAATTTGATCATATGGAGTATCTATATTCGAATTAGCTTCCTCAAGGGACTATTTAAATATGTAATTATCGCTTACCAATTGAGTACAAGCACCGCTCTTGGCCTAGCTCTTCTATGCAGAACTTCAACCCAGACGTCGAGAAATTCCCCGAAGTCGTAATGAAAACATTGTGTTGAAAGTAATATTTATAGTCCTGCTTCGAAGGACGAGCGCTCTTTTTACTTGGCTTATTATACCAGTGCGATGCTCGCCACAAATTGAATGGGATGCTGAGATTGGTTGTGAGGAAGAGCATTTGATGAAATAGGATAGGTTTAAACGTACTTCTCGCCAAGATGACCCACTACTATCTTCACACCAGGAAACCGATCAAAGATGCCTTCGCGTTTCTGTTAGCATTTGAATTAATACTTTAGAATGTACCATGCGCACCTGAAGCACACATAGCGTAGACGTGAAATGAAAGATCAAGATGGAACTGGACACCGGCACCAAGCAAATGCATGCGCGATGCATATGCGGAGTCATCAGTCGAGAGTTCCTTTGCTGATGGATATCGGGGATGGAAATAGATTGGCACATCCAGTTCTTCAACCTTTTTCCAGAATGGATCATAAAGTGTAGTATCGTAGTACTCCTTCTGTAAGCCATCTTTACCGGTGACCTGATAGTCATTGAGGATGCCACCAAAGAATTTCAGTTCTTTGACAGCTCTTTCAAGCTCCCTTGCAGCCTGGGAAGGGTCGTGCATTGAGAGCGCTGCCAAACCACCAAAGCGACTGGGGTTTTTGGCCACCTCCCCAGCCAGCCAGTTGTTAAACTCAGTGGCTGACTTCACTGCTAGTTCCTGGTCATGTATACCTTGGCATCCCGGGGAAGTAAGGGACAGTAGCATGTACTCGACACCCTCCGCGTCCATTGATTGCAAGCGAGATCCACAAATGTCCATAAGACGGGCCTTGTGAGCTTCAATCGATTGTTTGCTTGCATTTCCTGGAGTTAAAATTTGCTGGGATTCATTCAGAAGCCATGCTGTGCCGGGGCTGATAACTGCTTCTTCGACTGCAATGGTGCCTTTAGAAACCATGATTGTGCTTGCTCGGTACAATAAAGGAAACCACTTTGCAAGGTAGAATAGAATGATGTTCTTGTCTTGTAAAAATTAACCAATATTAAGAAATTTCCACGGTTTCTAAATTGTAGGGAAAGCGCTTCTACTCCCTCGGCATTTCTAAGGATAGCGCTTGCCGGGCGCGAGATGAAGCTCGGAAGCAATATACCGAGAAGTCGAATGGGATCACAACGGCTTCTGCCATCGGATAGAAGACTCCGATCTAGTAGCTGAGGGTATGATATGAGATCGTAATTCATAATCATTTTCCAATACAAAAAGTTGCCAGCTAAATCAAACTAGAGACATGGCTCATATCTACGACGTGGCAAAGTCGATCGATTATCCCTATGTTGAGGGTCGGAAGACGGGCAAACAAGTCAAATACCCGAATACGCCTGTATTCGAAACGTTTAACGCGCCATGTCGACTGGAGGGCGATATCCTGGATCTCGAAGTCGACGGCGAGATTCCCTCGGAGATCGATGGGACTTTCTACAGGATACAACCAGATCACAGATACCCGCCAATTTTTGAGGAAGATATCCATTTCAGTGGAGACGGAAGTATCACGGCTATTCGGATTCAAAACGGTCATGCGGACTTCAAACAGCGTTATGCGAAAACAGATCGCTTTCATGTAGAGACTGCAGCTCGAAAGAGTCTGTTCGGCAAATACCGCAATCCTTATACCGATTCAGAATCCGTGAAGGGAGTTATTCGTACTGTGGCAAACACCAACATTACCTTCTGGCGAGGGATGCTGTTAGCCACTAAGGAAGATGGACCTCCATATGCTATGGACCCAGTCACCCTGGAGACCATTGGTCGCTATGACTTCGAAGGGCAAGTCAGATCTCCTACTTTCACGGCACATCCAAAATTTGATCCAGAAACACGCGAGATGATTTGCTTTGCGTACGAGGCCGGAGGTGATGGCAACGACGCCTCCTGCGACATCGTCGTTTACACAATCGACGCCGACGGAAGGAAGACCGAGGAGACATGGTATAAGTCTCCGTTCTGCGGGATGATACACGATTGTGGCATCTCAAAGAACTACGTTGTTCTTCCCCTCACACCCTTAAAATGCTCGGTCGATCGTCTGAAGAAAGGTGGTAATCACTGGGCGTGGGACCCGAACGAGAGTCAATGGTATGGAATTGTCCCAAGAAGAGGTGGCAAACCCGAAGATATTGTCTGGCTACAGGCAGAGAACGGTAAGACCTCCTTTCTTTTAACAATAACTATCTAGGTAGCTTCTGACACGTACTGTAGCCTTTCATGGACACGTAGCTGGTTGCTACGAAAACGATGACGGCCACGTCATCTTTGATCTCACAGTAGCCGATGGAaacgtcttcttcttcttcccaccgGACGAAGAAGGCG is part of the Penicillium psychrofluorescens genome assembly, chromosome: 4 genome and encodes:
- a CDS encoding uncharacterized protein (ID:PFLUO_006771-T1.cds;~source:funannotate), with product MTGFLAVFGYVDPESPLNYNLETSVQTLIQSLMQLGGFVASLFIFKFGAFISNRVGLWTGSAFSVLAVILQMSSIKISALYMGRLFLGVSNGFYLTYSATYLGEIAPTYLRGSAVGLVTFQTSFGALIGILIDNYTAKYEGRTSYLIPLGVMFIVPAALSIGILFLPESPRHYIRLGSDENAANAIRILRGIYDEDQLAAQVTTIKDAWVIENRESQSVHLIDTFRGSDFRRTILSLCCSISQTASGVIFFSSYSVYFYAQAGVKNEFVWVMMSLAIALTGNMGAFIVMKFVKRRILLGVSSIVNSAIMFVIAGVYTRLSDGSYTAAQILIAMGTLFTWVYGIGQGPVLWALTVEIPSQRLRSKTVGLATGCNYLFAWIATYCSPYFINPNSLNWGPKYCYIWGVSNVVLGMWAFIFVPDVGGKSLEQITDSMTTHNDVKNEETGSVVELREFAQSE
- a CDS encoding uncharacterized protein (ID:PFLUO_006772-T1.cds;~source:funannotate), whose protein sequence is MAHIYDVAKSIDYPYVEGRKTGKQVKYPNTPVFETFNAPCRLEGDILDLEVDGEIPSEIDGTFYRIQPDHRYPPIFEEDIHFSGDGSITAIRIQNGHADFKQRYAKTDRFHVETAARKSLFGKYRNPYTDSESVKGVIRTVANTNITFWRGMLLATKEDGPPYAMDPVTLETIGRYDFEGQVRSPTFTAHPKFDPETREMICFAYEAGGDGNDASCDIVVYTIDADGRKTEETWYKSPFCGMIHDCGISKNYVVLPLTPLKCSVDRLKKGGNHWAWDPNESQWYGIVPRRGGKPEDIVWLQAENAFHGHVAGCYENDDGHVIFDLTVADGNVFFFFPPDEEGASNLGARNKLQSITHRWILDPTAGTGSHVRPAVRWNTSGEFSRIDDRFVTKKYNHFWQARIDPTKEYDAAKCGSPAGGLFNCLGHYTWNGQTEDVLWAGPCSTFQEPTFIPKQGGEEGEGWLIAFVNRLDVLRNDIVIVDALHVAAGPIATIHLPLKLRLGLHGNFVDHREIETWQKRRAPGGEIGPVQAAQKPLDWQLEYS